TTGAGGACAGATGCTTCTGTACAGGTCTTTTGACCTAAATAGTTCAGCATTTGTATTGCTTTATTTTGGTATCTAATCAGATTCTTATTCATAGCCCATAAAAAGGAATGTGAACTTAATATTGGACTTTGCTGATGTGTTTGAGAGTCTGcaatttttcaaagaaattataAGCCCTTTAGCAAATTTTATATTGTGTTATGGTCCTCTTTTATTGATGGGCATGCAATAGgggtttctcagaaatggtcaatTTTTACTAAACTATTTCtggaagaaaattttttaaaattaataaaaaattacaTTCTCTAGAGAAAACAAGAGAGGGAGAATTCCATTCTTTTAATGCACAAAATAAATTCAACAAATGATTTCTCATATCTGATACAAATTAGACATATAGAAAAGTACCACTGGAGTTCAACATTGTCAGATAACTTTGAACATTATTTCTTATAATAGTCTTTGAAACTCTTTTATATAAatgtctcatttaaaaaaatagtagttaCTCAATAATTGCATTACATGCATCAGATTTGCTTTGGTAAGATACAACCAAATGTGGTAGTTGTGGTTTTACTATCTTTTTACTGTATGCATTTTGTTTATCTTCCTTAGTCTGGAAGATTAGCATCGTGTCCCAAGTAATAATGTGCAACACATCTCCGAAAGTCCAAGAGATCTAAAGAGGAATCTGGGTTACAGACTCTGTGTAGTTGCCATGCATTGTTCATAGCTACATCAATCATGTAGCTCACCAAAATTGAATACCATTTCTTGCTTCTTAACCTCACTCTATATTTGGAAACAATTTGATCCATTTTAGCTACACCTTTCCTGCATTCCTCATACAATTTCACTATGCATGGTTGATTTACCTGTAGGATCTCTTCACCATCAGCAGAACAACTTATCTCACTGACTGGTTCTATGCCTATGGCATTGGAGCACAGACTGATAATACCATCACCACGCCAACGACATAAGATTATTTCATCATTTTCTTCCACTCGGAAATCAAAATACCCCCtcttcatttttttcatatgttctaCATTCATAAGAGGACATTTTTCAGTCCTGTTTTCACGAATTGATCCTGTTGCCCTCACCCCTTTTTTCTTCAAAGCTGACACCAATTTGACACTTGTAAAGAAGCTATCAAAACACAGGTGATAGGGATATTGACCTCTCTCTAAAAGAACATCAGCAAAGTTCATCACTAGATTTCCACCTAACCCAAGGTCAAGATCCTTATCTGCCTCCAGAATTGATTCTTCTTGATAGGGCTCAAACCAAACCAAATAACCCTGTGTGGTTGTACCACACCAAATTTTATAGCCAATTCTAAGAGGCTTTCCATTCAGAAATTGGTCACTATCAAAGCATTCACACATTGACTTATCAAAGCAATAGTATTCTTCTAGGGGAGCATACAAGaggaaatttttattcatttgcttTATGAGAGGTctcaattttgaaaatttatcttTTTGATCTAGGTGGCTATTATCTGCAAAATGCAGGTACGAGAAAATCAACTCAAATCTGTCCCTTCTAATTGCATCTCGAACCAGGTTCTGATCAGCATCAGAGATTTCCCAgtacattccccttctgggacgcCTTACAAATCCACTCCATAGCAGGACACCAAATACACACCTCATTTCCTGAACTGTGACTTCCAAGTTAACATTTTTCTGAGAAGCATAATTATTGGTTTCATTGACAATCAAGTTGAATGTTTCATCATCAAAAAACAATTCAAAGAGTTCTACTGGGTTCAGCTTTTCACTCTTGAGATTTAAAAGTCCAGAATCCAGTGCTGACCAGCTGGGAAAGTTCGGCTTAATGTCTCTTTTGGTCCAACTTTTTTCTGGAACATTTGACACCTTTAGCTTCTTTTGAGGCTGAGCCTCAGGCTCATCTTCCTCCACTTCTGAGTCATCAGAAAATGCAAGACCTTGGAGCAGTTCACTCACTCGagctttgtctttttttcttccttttcgggTAATATCTCCTGCTGCATACTGCAAGGATGCAATGTGCATCCGGGCCCAGGAGTCACGGGGTGGATGATGGTCCTTTAGAGTGTTCAAATTTGAGACTGTCTTTTCAGTAGGGACAGAAGAGCTACAAGAGATGTGGGGTGCACAGTCTCtgggaaataaaaaaaagaaaatatgctaCAAAGAAAGTCTCATTCTTTCATACATGTTAAATCTAAAGCAGTACAGTAGGGTGCTAATTCTCAATTCTCATGTTTCCATGGGGAAAACTGGCTAGACTTAACATTGCTGGCCTCTCCCCAACTCACTCCTCAGGACATAACTGTTGAATTTAGGAGAAGAAACTCAGGTAGCATAGCAACTCCTTCTATCCTCTTTAGGAGTAGGATGCAGACATTCCATGCTCCTTTTTGTCACTAGTTGCATTAGGCAGACCCACAAAAGAAGACTTCTGCTGCACTTCTCCTCTGCCAGTTTGAGCCTATttagctctacctctgagccactttATCCAGTCTAGCTCCTATCAATAAGTTGAAGGTTCTGGAACCATCTGTTTTACTCCTTTGTCCATATCAACTGGTTTTTAACTCAGAAAAGGAAGGCAATTGCTATTTACCAGGCCTCCTCACACATAATTTCTACACATGGAAGATGTGAGACCCTCTTTGATCTGTAGATGTATTTCTTTgagtgaaaataaaaaagaaactcaaAACTCATTGCACTTGAATGGATTCTTATGGGATTTACAAGGAAGAAAACCAATGTTTTTAAGATGAAAGTATTATTTTAtactattacttttaaaattttggatATTATGTATTTGAGTCCTATTAGTAAACCAGTCTATTTTTAGAAGACACAAGGGGGAATTCTGGGTGTCTTCAGTATCTATATGCATGACCTCTTTAACATATCCATCTTAAGAATTCCCTGACATTCTTAACTTTGGGAATACTTCTTGAATCCTGTCATGTCACTGAACCTTTTCACTGATGAAATTTTAAACTTTAAGCTCAATGTGGTGAGAGAAGGATCTTGGAGTGGGAAATGGGAAAAACAGTGAGGTAAGGAAGCTAGGTATGAATGGGGAACTAGAAAAAGGGTGTAAGACCACAGGGAGATGAATCTTTGATATCATGGTAAGTTGTTGCACCAAATCTACAGTTTGAACTTTTTGTTACATAAAACAACAAGatattcttttttgtgtgtggtactaggggttgaacccaatgGTTCTAATTTCTTCTTAGATCTGCAGAATATGGA
This region of Callospermophilus lateralis isolate mCalLat2 chromosome 6, mCalLat2.hap1, whole genome shotgun sequence genomic DNA includes:
- the Pgbd1 gene encoding piggyBac transposable element-derived protein 1 isoform X1 — protein: MYEALLGSAPENEDSLVKVKVEDPTWEQVYNTQEGSSHTQEFCRLRFRQFCYQEAPGPREALTQLRELCQQWLRPEMHTKEQILELLVLEQFLTILPKELQALMQMYSLQSGEEAVTILENLTSGHGDTGQQASFYIQGQDMHLVMTQYQEASLECQLLPGVTTLTCEPPQLPQEVNEFTPQEPALLLEEDSRNTAAVLEFNSPRFQMSAKTGEGEAQAFALAEWPHLSLAQRNLCENSAQEKVTSLMKQDISEAMDQGRKTLGIPNRDCAPHISCSSSVPTEKTVSNLNTLKDHHPPRDSWARMHIASLQYAAGDITRKGRKKDKARVSELLQGLAFSDDSEVEEDEPEAQPQKKLKVSNVPEKSWTKRDIKPNFPSWSALDSGLLNLKSEKLNPVELFELFFDDETFNLIVNETNNYASQKNVNLEVTVQEMRCVFGVLLWSGFVRRPRRGMYWEISDADQNLVRDAIRRDRFELIFSYLHFADNSHLDQKDKFSKLRPLIKQMNKNFLLYAPLEEYYCFDKSMCECFDSDQFLNGKPLRIGYKIWCGTTTQGYLVWFEPYQEESILEADKDLDLGLGGNLVMNFADVLLERGQYPYHLCFDSFFTSVKLVSALKKKGVRATGSIRENRTEKCPLMNVEHMKKMKRGYFDFRVEENDEIILCRWRGDGIISLCSNAIGIEPVSEISCSADGEEILQVNQPCIVKLYEECRKGVAKMDQIVSKYRVRLRSKKWYSILVSYMIDVAMNNAWQLHRVCNPDSSLDLLDFRRCVAHYYLGHDANLPD
- the Pgbd1 gene encoding piggyBac transposable element-derived protein 1 isoform X2; translation: MYEALLGSAPENEDSLVKVKVEDPTWEQVYNTQEGSSHTQEFCRLRFRQFCYQEAPGPREALTQLRELCQQWLRPEMHTKEQILELLVLEQFLTILPKELQALMQMYSLQSGEEAVTILENLTSGHGDTGQQGQDMHLVMTQYQEASLECQLLPGVTTLTCEPPQLPQEVNEFTPQEPALLLEEDSRNTAAVLEFNSPRFQMSAKTGEGEAQAFALAEWPHLSLAQRNLCENSAQEKVTSLMKQDISEAMDQGRKTLGIPNRDCAPHISCSSSVPTEKTVSNLNTLKDHHPPRDSWARMHIASLQYAAGDITRKGRKKDKARVSELLQGLAFSDDSEVEEDEPEAQPQKKLKVSNVPEKSWTKRDIKPNFPSWSALDSGLLNLKSEKLNPVELFELFFDDETFNLIVNETNNYASQKNVNLEVTVQEMRCVFGVLLWSGFVRRPRRGMYWEISDADQNLVRDAIRRDRFELIFSYLHFADNSHLDQKDKFSKLRPLIKQMNKNFLLYAPLEEYYCFDKSMCECFDSDQFLNGKPLRIGYKIWCGTTTQGYLVWFEPYQEESILEADKDLDLGLGGNLVMNFADVLLERGQYPYHLCFDSFFTSVKLVSALKKKGVRATGSIRENRTEKCPLMNVEHMKKMKRGYFDFRVEENDEIILCRWRGDGIISLCSNAIGIEPVSEISCSADGEEILQVNQPCIVKLYEECRKGVAKMDQIVSKYRVRLRSKKWYSILVSYMIDVAMNNAWQLHRVCNPDSSLDLLDFRRCVAHYYLGHDANLPD